A genomic region of Melanotaenia boesemani isolate fMelBoe1 chromosome 21, fMelBoe1.pri, whole genome shotgun sequence contains the following coding sequences:
- the LOC121632239 gene encoding dual specificity phosphatase 29-like produces the protein MPRGLSCLASPEGANGTYETPPASELHRLMWTKKGTSNHLDEVYPRIYIGDMYAAKDKKTLQAHLITHVLNAADGKFNVNTGPSFYRDTKITYHGVEAFDMPSFDLSPFFYPAANFIKNAMSSPTGKVFVHCAMGLSRSSTLVLAYLMIHENMTLTDAIKAVSANRNISPNEGFLEQLRKLDKKLHCQGS, from the exons ATGCCCAGAGGCCTCAGCTGCCTGGCGAGCCCTGAAGGGGCAAATGGCACGTATGAGACCCCCCCAGCTTCAGAGCTGCACAGGCTGATGTGGACAAAGAAAGGAACCAGCAACCATCTGGATGAGGTTTATCCCAGGATTTATATTGGAGACAT gtatgCAGCCAAAGATAAGAAGACACTCCAAGCTCACCTCATCACCCATGTGCTGAATGCTGCTGATGGGAAGTTTAATGTGAACACAGGACCCAGCTTCTACCGAGACACCAAAATCACTTATCATGGAGTGGAAGCTTTCGACATGCCATCCTTTGACTTGAGCCCCTTCTTTTACCCAGCAGCTAATTTCATCAAGAATGCTATGAGCTCACCAACAG GTAAGGTGTTCGTCCACTGTGCAATGGGGCTGAGCCGCTCATCCACCTTAGTTCTGGCCTACCTGATGATCCACGAGAACATGACTCTAACGGACGCCATCAAAGCTGTCAGCGCTAACAGGAATATTTCACCCAACGAGGGTTTTCTGGAGCAGCTCAGAAAACTGGATAAAAAGCTGCACTGCCAAGGATCATAA
- the LOC121632240 gene encoding dual specificity phosphatase 29-like, whose amino-acid sequence MSSEEESKYQTPPTCDLLSLLLKNRRPTGAVNEVWPNLFIGDAATAQDKHLLEHLEITHVVNAADGPQHIDTGPCFYKDTNIVYRGIEAPDCKDFDLSPFFTETADFIHEALSQKGRVLVHCARGISRSATLVLAFLMIKERLTLVEAVEVVRRRRNILPNVGFLNQLCQLDSILAPQKRNT is encoded by the exons ATGAGCTCAGAGGAGGAGTCAAAGTATCAGACACCACCCACCTGCGATCTGCTCAGCCTTCTGCTGAAGAACAGGCGCCCCACTGGAGCTGTCAATGAGGTTTGGCCCAACCTCTTCATCGGAGATGC GGCTACAGCTCAGGATAAACACCTGTTGGAACATCTGGAAATAACACATGTGGTGAATGCTGCAGATGGTCCCCAACACATTGATACCGGGCCATGTTTCTACAAAGACACTAACATAGTGTATCGTGGAATAGAAGCACCGGATTGCAAAGATTTTGACTTGAGCCCATTCTTCACAGAGACGGCTGATTTTATTCATGAAGCTCTGAGTCAGAAAG GTAGGGTACTCGTCCACTGTGCTCGAGGAATCAGTCGCTCAGCCACCCTTGTGTTGGCCTTCCTCATGATCAAAGAAAGACTTACCCTTGTGGAGGCGGTGGAAGTTGTTCGCAGGAGAAGAAACATCCTTCCAAATGTTGGTTTTTTAAACCAGCTCTGTCAACTTGACTCAATCTTGGCTCCACAGAAGAGGAACACATAA
- the LOC121632238 gene encoding dual specificity phosphatase 29-like, with translation MASHKSKSGTTTNFTKAAEASSPLDDYVTPGGYELEKILNRGSVAYTHVNEVWPNVYIGDEQTAKDKYNLKKLGITHILNAAEGTWNSVDTGPGYYSDMGIVYYGVVAEDIPTFDLSQYFSSAAQFIQETLSNPQNKLLVHCVMGRSRSATLFLAYLMIYENMTVVDAIDHVKKRRRIIPNWGFLKQLRELDEQLTEKRKS, from the exons atggctTCTCACAAGTCGAAGAGTGGCACAACAACAAATTTTACAAAAGCAGCTGAGGCATCGAGTCCATTGGATGATTATGTCACACCTGGGGGATATGAGCTGGAGAAAATCCTCAACCGTGGGAGTGTGGCATACACTCATGTCAATGAGGTCTGGCCTAATGTCTACATTGGAGATGA GCAGACTGCAAAGGACAAGTATAACCTGAAGAAGTTGGGGATCACACACATCTTGAATGCAGCAGAGGGGACGTGGAATAGCGTGGACACTGGACCTGGTTACTACAGTGACATGGGCATTGTTTACTATGGCGTGGTAGCAGAAGACATCCCAACATTTGACCTAAGTCAGTatttctcctctgctgcccaGTTTATTCAAGAGACACTCAGCAATCCTCAGA ATAAGTTGCTGGTCCATTGTGTGATGGGAAGGAGCCGTTCTGCCACACTTTTCCTTGCCTACCTCATGATCTACGAGAACATGACGGTGGTGGACGCCATTGATCATGTCAAGAAACGCAGGCGGATCATACCCAACTGGGGCTTCCTGAAGCAACTAAGAGAACTGGATGAGCAGCTCACGgagaaaaggaaaagctga